In Saccharomycodes ludwigii strain NBRC 1722 chromosome III, whole genome shotgun sequence, one DNA window encodes the following:
- the FMC1 gene encoding Fmc1p (similar to Saccharomyces cerevisiae YIL098C | FMC1 | Formation of Mitochondrial Complexes): MSATNSYIIPELKKSYKKLLKNLVHANKKSRIHQLQEENKKKIAMLTYQRINLVRQNSVNSLDPKLKLKNVQLLSALNKKVDILKTLDPAKDKSLLFCPLSSKFKKLLVSSSSQNSPVNISHRIKHLNEIADFVKNQSEYDQLLERYNPGMTMSQEENVKRTAAKVGLQIPHTDKDI; this comes from the coding sequence ATGTCTGCAACTAATAGTTATATCATTCcggaattaaaaaagtcctacaaaaaattgttgaaaaatttagtACAtgcaaacaaaaaaagtcGTATCCATCAGTtacaagaagaaaataagaaaaaaattgccaTGCTAACTTATCAAAGAATAAATTTAGTCAGGCAAAATTCTGTTAATTCATTAGATCCAAagttaaaattgaaaaatgtcCAATTATTATCTGCACTCAACAAAAAAGTCGATATTCTAAAAACACTTGATCCTGCCAAAGATAAATCCTTGTTATTTTGTCCACTTTCctcaaaatttaaaaagctattagtatcatcatcatcacaAAACTCCCCTGTTAATATTAGTCACAGAATTAAACATCTTAATGAAATCGCTGACTTTGTTAAAAATCAATCGGAGTACGATCAATTGCTAGAAAGATATAATCCAGGTATGACCATGTCCCAAGAAGAAAACGTTAAGAGAACCGCAGCTAAAGTTGGGTTACAAATACCACATACTGACAAAGATATTTGA
- the IDH1 gene encoding isocitrate dehydrogenase (NAD(+)) IDH1 (similar to Saccharomyces cerevisiae YNL037C | IDH1 | Isocitrate DeHydrogenase) — MLRNCFIKSRRSLATAAFKEQLLPKKYGGRYTVTLIPGDGIGQEITSSVRKIFSSENIPIDFEEIDAENNVSKAVESLKRNKVGLKGIWHTSADQSGHGSLNVALRKELDVYANVALFKSFDGVKTKIPNVDLVIIRENTEGEYSGLEHESVPGVVESLRIVTRAKSERVARFAFDFAVKNNRKSVTAVHKANIMKLGDGLFKNTVAEVGAAEYPEIESKSIIVDNASMQAVAKPHQFDILVTPNMYGAILGNIGSALVGSPGLVPGANFGREYAVFEPGSRHVGLDIGGKDIANPTAMILSSALMLRHLGLNEYADRISRATREVIAEGKKTTRDIGGSSKTSEFTEAIIEKLKTY; from the coding sequence ATGTTAAGAAACTGTTTCATCAAAAGTAGAAGATCATTAGCCACTGCTGCCTTCAAAGAACAATTATTACCAAAGAAATATGGTGGTCGTTATACGGTTACTTTAATTCCAGGTGACGGTATTGGTCAAGAAATAACTAGCTCAGTTAGGAAGATTTTTTCCTCTGAAAACATCCCAATTGATTTTGAAGAGATCGACGCTGAAAACAATGTTTCTAAAGCTGTTGAAAGtttgaaaagaaacaaGGTTGGTTTAAAAGGTATCTGGCACACTTCAGCCGACCAATCTGGCCATGGCTCTCTAAATGTTGCattaagaaaagaattGGATGTCTATGCTAACGTTGCTTTGTTCAAAAGTTTTGATGGTGTTAAGACCAAGATTCCAAATGTTGACTTAGTTATCATCAGAGAAAACACAGAAGGTGAATACTCTGGTTTGGAACATGAAAGTGTTCCAGGTGTCGTTGAATCTTTGAGAATCGTTACTAGAGCCAAATCCGAGAGAGTTGCTAGATTTGCCTTTGATTTTGCTGTTAAAAACAACAGAAAATCTGTCACTGCTGTTCACAAAGCCAATATTATGAAATTGGGTGACGGTTTGTTTAAGAATACAGTTGCTGAAGTTGGTGCTGCCGAGTATCCAGAAATCGAATCCAAAAGTATAATTGTTGATAACGCATCCATGCAAGCAGTTGCCAAACCACAtcaatttgatattttagtTACACCAAATATGTACGGTGCTATCTTAGGAAATATTGGTTCTGCTTTAGTTGGTTCTCCAGGGTTAGTTCCAGGTGCCAACTTTGGTAGAGAATATGCTGTTTTTGAACCTGGTTCTAGACATGTTGGTTTAGATATTGGTGGTAAAGACATTGCTAATCCAACTGCTATGATTTTATCTTCTGCTTTAATGTTAAGACATTTAGGCTTGAACGAATATGCTGACAGAATTTCTAGAGCTACTCGTGAAGTTATTGCTGAAGGTAAGAAGACTACTAGAGATATTGGTGGTTCTTCTAAAACTTCAGAATTTACTGAAGCCATTATTGAGAAGTTAAAAACTTATTAG
- the FYV10 gene encoding glucose-induced degradation complex subunit FYV10 (similar to Saccharomyces cerevisiae YIL097W | FYV10 | Function required for Yeast Viability), whose amino-acid sequence MTNPNTENQNNVKTNKNKIARIDVDGLLKLNKDMLSPLIQETDTILQHLRSKLNKDQKLLATLINQVNQLLSQSGAINPDVLEHCKKINKLIIILENRLKKYTQDYKNTVSELRTILDFFRRLETAQKNANLPKMYQWIGDYTTYLCVENLIKKNIIDVDDPIIEELNVEPRFPLKHLLKTGVLREFQTISSKLINDHDPDPLLQYLKRENVNNDEPVVIECKNLKFIQYILQNKSKDAIEYYRTNISDYAENYLEETRISSSLFLYINSNRNLFDNFPISENDKQSIQLYRDLFHSDDVSMLDLSLQPNNTMISALTQVTPNNSIYNTDDSFKALIEASNDSKWIHLHQMFKKLYFNRSYLSSDDTFLKFVTIGISSMKTKSCTESYDITNELRKYIITNYNDTDDETNKKALEKYVLNNVLTVDCPTCSPEIRKIDTNLPYSLKTATELFDNPVVLPSGLVYDKQKLIALTKILNERGLVNTDDGALNNVVYDPLAEQTVLISQLKTIYPL is encoded by the coding sequence ATGACTAACCCAAATACTGAAAACCAAAATAATGTCAAgaccaacaaaaacaaaatagcCAGGATTGACGTTGATGggttattaaaattaaacaaagaCATGCTATCCCCCTTGATTCAAGAAACTGACACTATCTTACAGCATTTAAGAtccaaattaaataaagatCAAAAGCTCTTGGCCACTTTGATCAACCAAGTTAATCAACTTCTATCCCAATCTGGAGCAATTAACCCTGACGTCCTAGAACATTGTAAGAAAATTAACAAgttgataataattttggaaaatagactgaaaaaatatactcAAGATTATAAAAACACTGTTAGTGAGCTAAGAActattttagattttttccGCAGATTAGAAACTGCACAAAAAAACGCAAATCTTCCTAAAATGTACCAATGGATTGGTGATTATACAACTTACCTATGTGTCGagaatttaattaaaaaaaatataattgatGTGGATGATCCCATTATTGAAGAATTGAATGTTGAGCCAAGGTTCCCATTAAAACATTTGTTAAAGACTGGTGTTTTGCGCGAGTTTCAAACTATTTCCTCAAAACTTATAAATGATCACGATCCAGATCCGCTATTGCAGTATTTGAAGCGCgaaaatgttaataatgatgagCCTGTTGTTATTGAATGTAAAAACTTAAAGTTTAtccaatatattttacaaaataaatccaAGGATGCTATTGAATACTATAGAACTAATATAAGTGATTATGCTGAAAATTATTTGGAGGAAACTAGAATTTCATCTTCCCTCTTTCTTTATATTAATAGCAACCGCAAtctttttgataattttcCCATTAGCGAAAACGACAAGCAAAGTATTCAGCTGTACAGAGACCTTTTCCATTCTGATGATGTCTCTATGCTTGATTTATCATTGCAGCCAAACAACACAATGATATCAGCATTAACTCAAGTAACACCTAACAACAGCATTTACAATACAGATGATTCCTTTAAAGCCTTAATTGAAGCTTCAAATGATTCCAAATGGATTCATTTGCACCAgatgtttaaaaaattatattttaatagatCGTACTTGTCTTCGGATGACACTTTTTTGAAGTTTGTAACTATCGGCATTTCATCcatgaaaacaaaatcgTGTACCGAATCTTATGATATTACAAACGaattaagaaaatatataatcaCCAATTATAATGATACAGATGatgaaacaaataaaaaggcACTAGAAAAATACGTATTGAATAATGTTTTGACTGTTGATTGTCCCACTTGTTCACCCGAAATCCGTAAAATAGATACTAATCTTCCATACAGCCTGAAGACTGCCACCGAGTTATTTGATAACCCTGTAGTTTTGCCAAGTGGACTTGTATATGATAAACAAAAGTTAATCGCTTTGACCAAAATACTAAATGAACGTGGCCTAGTTAACACCGATGATGGTGCTCTGAATAATGTTGTTTATGATCCCCTAGCCGAGCAAACTGTTCTGATTTCACAGCTAAAAACGATATATccattataa
- the BMT5 gene encoding 25S rRNA (uracil2634-N3)-methyltransferase (similar to Saccharomyces cerevisiae YIL096C | BMT5 | Base Methyltransferase of Twenty five S rRNA 5): MARKLKGKKNGKGLKHQLLNYQYLEKKTTNNHNSKHINTTGNKSQTKDKNTDKIISTSNLPKKSASLTVKDKFIPFDNEDSTVMLVGEGDFSFAKSLIVNKYIKAENLIVTSYDSGVKELTLKYPNSFQENYCFLTQLNIPIFFQIDVTQLIKSFKLSKRTTWNKIVPSFDDKKIDYIMFNFPHNGKGIKDQERNIYEHQILMSRFFQNCLEFYKLVNTKKQSTCLAGYLTSSLTGPSTSNHNTDIIGKVIVSLFCGEPYDSWQIKLLGKQNGDWKVERSNKFQWDHYPGYKHKRTNSEMTTTKPAQERSARIYIFEQKKKDKNQQ, translated from the coding sequence ATGGCTCGAAAGTTaaagggaaagaaaaatggtAAAGGTTTAAAGCATCAACTATTAAATTACCAGTatttggaaaagaaaacaacCAATAATCATAACAGTAAACATATCAACACAACTGGTAACAAAAGTCAAACCAAAGATAAGAACACAGACAAAATCATTTCGACATCAAACTTACCTAAAAAATCAGCATCTTTAACCGTTAAAGACAAATTCATACCGTTTGATAATGAAGATTCTACAGTCATGCTAGTAGGTGAAGGTGATTTTTCATTTGCCAAATCATTAATtgtaaacaaatatataaaggCCGAAAATTTGATTGTAACAAGTTATGATAGTGGTGTTAAAGAACTAACTTTAAAGTATCCAAATAGTTTCCAAGAAAATTATTGCTTTCTAACACAATTGAATAttcctattttttttcaaatagaTGTTACacaattaattaaatcatttaaattatccAAAAGAACAACTTGGAATAAAATAGTTCCTTCAtttgatgataaaaaaatagactACATAATGTTCAATTTCCCACACAATGGTAAAGGTATTAAAGATCAAGAACGTAATATCTATGAACATCAAATTTTAATGTCCCgatttttccaaaactGTTTAGAGTTTTATAAATTGGTCAATACCAAAAAACAAAGCACTTGTTTGGCGGGCTATTTAACGAGTTCTTTAACTGGCCCCTCCACTAGTAATCACAATACTGATATCATAGGGAAGGTTATTGTCTCATTATTTTGCGGTGAACCGTATGATTCTTGGCAAATTAAGCTCCTAGGTAAACAAAACGGTGATTGGAAAGTGGAAAGATCCAACAAGTTTCAATGGGATCATTATCCTGGGTATAAGCACAAAAGGACTAATAGTGAAATGACTACGACTAAACCCGCCCAAGAAAGAAGTGCAAGAATTTACatttttgaacaaaaaaaaaaagacaaaaaccAACAGTGA
- the GPI15 gene encoding phosphatidylinositol N-acetylglucosaminyltransferase GPI15 (similar to Saccharomyces cerevisiae YNL038W | GPI15 | GlycosylPhosphatidylInositol anchor biosynthesis) yields MYTNYVLDIKNFKGNVEISVVPKSKGIAKSFFYIIIFTILMGFISPSIFFNKLDVHYNNYIKLLIIIAIDLIIFKLNLNFGERLSIYPSHGILYEKYKIPYINTNSLFIAKQDIINIVINEVFVKSCRVVHMLVVIRKDRCNNTTTLFKNTMPRLKDLIEIYNICHTHFGRSSSHGA; encoded by the coding sequence ATGTATACAAATTATGTTttagatataaaaaatttcaaaggAAACGTTGAAATATCAGTTGTGCCCAAGTCAAAAGGCATAGccaaaagttttttttatataataatatttactaTACTCATGGGATTTATTTCGCcctcaattttttttaataaattggaTGTTCATTACAATAACTACataaaattgttaataataatagcaatcgatttgattattttcaaattaaatCTAAACTTTGGAGAACGTTTATCTATTTATCCAAGCCATGGTATTTtgtatgaaaaatataaaattccTTATATAAATACTAATTCACTGTTTATTGCCAAACAAGacattataaatattgtGATTAATGAAGTTTTTGTTAAATCCTGCAGAGTAGTTCATATGCTAGTTGTAATTAGAAAAGACCGTTGCAATAACACAACAactttattcaaaaatacTATGCCTCgattaaaagatttaatagAAATATACAACATATGTCATACCCATTTTGGTAGGTCAAGTTCCCATGGTGCCTGA
- a CDS encoding putative peptide hydrolase (similar to Saccharomyces cerevisiae YMR114C | protein of unknown function) produces MCGRYALSYNVDQLPQQISKYKSLNEPSLPKIDDDSKKDKGYNDLEIATKYNTKSYNIAPTKCCPILLEHTNEILLMRWGLIPAWSETPVKYNTFNARIESLNSSKIWKTTKSKNYYCAVPMSGYYEWHQLTKQPYYVRRKDEKIMFVAGLYEIHEKKSGEKSYSFTIVTSPAPKNLEWLHLRMPVIIEPGSQNWESWFKKGELHEPKFDDELYECYPVTKSVGNVKNDNKGLIVKVENDSSSIRSTPSSSSSSPRNHRKRSVDVSQFFTKSPLKKKKN; encoded by the coding sequence atgtGCGGGAGATATGCTTTATCATACAATGTTGATCAATTACCTCAGCAAATATCCAAATACAAATCATTAAATGAACCAAGCCTACCAAAAATTGATGATGATTCTAAAAAGGATAAAGGATATAATGATCTTGAGATAGCTACCAAGTATAACACCAAATCATATAACATTGCACCAACGAAATGCTGTCCCATCCTATTAGAACATACCAATGAAATTTTACTCATGAGATGGGGGTTAATACCAGCTTGGAGTGAAACCCCtgtaaaatataatacatTTAATGCAAGAATAGAAAGTTTGAACAGTTCAAAAATAtggaaaacaacaaaatcaaaaaactATTACTGTGCTGTTCCTATGAGCGGATATTATGAATGGCACCAATTGACTAAGCAACCATACTATGTTAGAAGAAAGGACGAGAAAATTATGTTTGTTGCTGGATTATACGAAATtcatgaaaagaaaagtggTGAAAAATCATACAGTTTTACCATAGTAACATCGCCGGCTCCCAAAAATTTAGAATGGTTGCATTTGCGAATGCCAGTTATCATTGAACCTGGATCTCAGAATTGGGAATCCTGGTTTAAAAAGGGTGAATTACATGAGCCTAAATTTGATGATGAGCTGTATGAATGTTATCCTGTTACTAAGTCTGTAGGTAACGTTAAAAACGATAACAAGGGGCTAATAGTTAAAGTAGAAAATGACAGTTCATCTATTAGATCTACaccttcctcttcttcaaGTAGCCCTCGTAACCATAGGAAAAGATCCGTTGATGTTTCGCAATTTTTCACAAAATcaccattaaaaaaaaaaaaaaattaa
- the BDP1 gene encoding transcription factor TFIIIB subunit BDP1 (similar to Saccharomyces cerevisiae YNL039W | BDP1 | B Double Prime), whose translation MSSVVNKSGTRFAPKIRQRRAPTLKPSKITTESNRKDNNPDDLSNIDNTLVESQESKVNDVVTNSIVDMDSSTQVSSTQPPTQPPTQPPTASPKEFNENNNNNINNNNNENNNNNNNNNNNNNNNNTEAITSVTNLMPDVSSLGSTAKRRGSVRLDSISCKRKPSIALSTSTGQDQRRLVSLKQKSHLVTNNDRKLKAMKRRRLSSNSSNATSSTKAMKIRPANRISVISRPKSRESSPDDVNFDAVPDKMEKEDKGKLNYVVSKLGDIPDGLTEEESVKYEIDINTFTMADLCKPVLPIGLISENYHISVAAEKKKLEERKKNRNLRKLAKNEFKPLMLLTYEEDERELEERKKKQEKLEAEELEVAQHYQPQQQQQNTLQLRVNQDGEIAVDEDSTLVDRHANANLVNMHKERQDENPFENLYNSASYSKRQITDAWTEKEELTLYKALSMWGTDFNLIAQMFPYRTRKQIKSKFSLEEKRSPVLIELVLRRKIPPDFTSYCVSIRKEFDTIDEFNKKIEDMRKAHEEHMNQIRISKESARIEDQQKESGVISEKHIGKFDYDGDDSEKVKEDQANKASGPTMGGGIMTNTIPAIDRKVAGGLRQKELKKYRKKEVILGTIDGIKKDK comes from the coding sequence ATGAGTAGCGTTGTTAACAAAAGTGGAACAAGGTTTGCTCCAAAAATTAGACAACGTAGAGCTCCTACTTTAAAACCATCGAAAATAACTACTGAGAGCAACCGTAAAGATAATAATCCTGATGACTTATCCAATATCGATAACACTTTAGTAGAATCACAGGAATCAAAGGTCAATGATGTTGTTACCAACTCTATAGTAGACATGGACTCTTCTACGCAAGTTTCTTCAACCCAACCACCAACACAACCACCAACACAACCACCAACGGCATCACCAAAGgaatttaatgaaaataataataataatattaataataataataatgaaaataataataataataataataataataataataataataataataatacagaaGCCATCACCAGTGTTACCAATTTGATGCCCGATGTTTCATCGTTAGGAAGTACTGCTAAAAGGCGTGGCAGCGTGAGATTAGATTCCATTTCTTGTAAAAGAAAACCATCCATTGCACTTTCTACATCAACAGGTCAAGATCAAAGAAGACTTGTGAGCTTAAAACAGAAATCACACCTTGTAACTAATAATGATAGAAAATTAAAGGCGATGAAAAGACGCAGATTAAGTTCTAATAGTTCCAATGCCACATCTTCCACCAAAGCTATGAAAATTAGACCTGCAAATCGAATTAGCGTGATTAGTAGACCTAAATCTAGGGAATCCTCGCCAGATGATGTTAATTTTGATGCTGTTCCTGATAAAATGGAGAAGGAGGATAAAGGTAAATTAAACTATGTTGTTTCCAAACTAGGTGATATACCCGACGGCTTAACTGAAGAAGAAAGCGTAAAATATGaaattgatattaatactTTTACTATGGCTGACCTATGTAAGCCTGTTTTGCCTATTGGCTTGATTAGTGAGAATTACCATATTTCAGTAGCTgcagaaaagaagaaattggAAGAgcgtaaaaaaaacaggaaTTTAAGAAAACTAGctaaaaatgaatttaaaCCATTGATGTTGCTAACTTATGAGGAGGATGAAAGAGAATTAGAGGAACGTAAAAAGAAGCAGGAAAAGTTAGAAGCTGAAGAATTAGAGGTTGCTCAACATTACCAACctcaacagcaacagcaaaatACTTTACAGTTGCGAGTTAACCAAGATGGTGAAATCGCTGTTGATGAAGATTCCACACTCGTGGATAGACACGCAAATGCCAACTTGGTTAATATGCATAAGGAAAGGCAAGATGAAAACccatttgaaaatttataCAATAGCGCTTCTTATTCCAAAAGACAAATAACAGATGCTTGGactgaaaaagaagaattaaCATTGTATAAAGCTTTGTCTATGTGGGGTACCGATTTCAACTTGATAGCTCAAATGTTCCCATATAGAAcaagaaaacaaataaagagTAAGTTTTCCTTGGAAGAAAAGAGAAGCCCTGTGCTTATAGAGCTAGTACTACGAAGAAAGATACCGCCTGACTTTACATCATATTGTGTATCCATTCGTAAAGAATTCGATACAATAGATGAATTCAATAAGAAAATTGAAGATATGAGGAAGGCACACGAGGAACACATGAATCAAATTCGTATTTCAAAGGAGAGTGCTAGAATAGAAGatcaacaaaaagaaagtgGAGTTATATCAGAAAAACATATTGGCAAGTTTGATTACGATGGTGATGATTCTGAAAAAGTGAAAGAGGATCAAGCGAATAAGGCTTCTGGACCAACCATGGGAGGCGGTATTATGACGAATACTATACCTGCTATTGATCGTAAGGTTGCTGGCGGTTTAAGACAAAAggagttaaaaaaatatcgtAAAAAGGAAGTTATTTTAGGAACCATTGATggtataaaaaaagataaatag
- a CDS encoding uncharacterized protein (similar to Saccharomyces cerevisiae YNL035C | nuclear protein of unknown function) produces MPSLLNSRSFGSNNWCIKFETLSNNNNVNNLLVSLSNGECHVLDKNTLQSTTVAKVGNSTITGMINFANDNDMTNLFAVSCDKTVKIFDIRTPTKAEVVTTLNSNSPITALTYDHNILCYGTELVGADASIHMFHKKAFGGTPYRSFLDSHNADITCLKFHPQDPMIFSSGGTDGYCNIYDLTQEDEEDALHQVINFSSIHSCGFSSFNRIYALSHIETFAIYSLNDKSDQLNEKPAKEFGDLRKSLQCNYIVDLYPGLIVAGSNNNSIKLIPFDSETENFNTSKHIEIDNCQNGEVVRDIFIPVGNNSNNLIYTCGEDGFVNCWKDDRISSLKLPSSFWDYSENIEVFGNTVVEVDMDDDANPVEEKRRNITEETGIDKHKRKKKYDKNDKHKSKKYSRKDEDHRYKPY; encoded by the coding sequence atgcCCTCTTTACTTAACTCCAGATCATTTGGATCCAACAATTGGTGCATTAAATTTGAAACATTGtcaaacaataacaatgttAATAATCTGTTAGTGTCTTTAAGCAATGGTGAATGCCATGttttagataaaaatactttaCAATCAACTACAGTTGCCAAAGTCGGGAATTCCACTATTACTGGAATGATCAATTTTGCAAATGATAATGACATGACTAACCTATTTGCTGTATCATGTGATAAGACAgtcaaaatttttgatatcAGGACACCAACAAAAGCTGAAGTTGTTACCACGCTTAATTCAAATTCCCCCATAACTGCATTAACCTATGATCATAACATATTATGTTATGGTACTGAATTAGTAGGAGCAGATGCGTCCATTCACATGTTTCATAAAAAAGCCTTTGGTGGAACACCGTACAGGTCTTTTCTTGATAGCCATAATGCTGATATTACTTGTTTAAAATTCCATCCACAAGATCCAATGATTTTCAGCAGTGGCGGCACTGATGGATATTGTAATATTTACGATTTAACTcaagaagatgaagaagatgcTTTGCATCAAGTCATAAATTTTTCTAGTATACACTCCTGTGGATTCAGTTCATTTAATAGAATTTATGCTTTAAGTCATATAGAGACCTTTGCTATTTATAGCTTGAATGATAAAAGTGATCAACTTAATGAAAAACCTGCAAAAGAATTTGGGGACTTAAGGAAATCTTTGCAATGCAACTATATTGTAGATCTATATCCTGGTCTAATTGTAGCAGGTAGTAACAACAActcaataaaattaattccATTTGATAGTGAAACTGAGAATTTTAACACTTCTAAGCATATTGAAATAGACAATTGTCAAAACGGGGAGGTTGTAAGAGATATATTTATACCAGTGGGtaacaatagtaacaatTTGATATATACATGTGGGGAAGATGGCTTTGTTAATTGCTGGAAGGATGATAGGATATCTAGTTTGAAATTACCCTCTTCCTTCTGGGATTACTCTGAAAATATTGAAGTATTTGGGAATACAGTAGTTGAGGTTGATATGGACGATGATGCTAACCCTGTTGAAGAGAAGAGAAGAAACATTACTGAGGAGACTGGTATTGATAAACATAaacgtaaaaaaaaatatgataaaaaCGACAAACACAAGAGTAAAAAGTATAGTCGTAAAGATGAAGATCATCGTTATAAACCATATTAG